GGAACTCGTTGAGTTCCTCCCGGCTGGCGCGCATCGCCTCCTGGCTACGGGTGGCCTGCTCATTGAGGTCAACGAACTTCGACTTGTACCACTCCTCCGCGGACTGGAGGTTCTTTGAGGCCATGGACTCGTACTGGCCTCGAATCTCCTTCAGGGCAGAGGTGAGGTCAGGTTTGGAGACCTCCATCTCCACGGACACCTGGGCGGCTTGGATCATGTTCATGAGCTCGGCCACCTCCTCCTCGTGCACCTTCCTCATGAAGTTGATCTCGTCGAGGAGCGATTCTACCTTCTTCTCCAGGTCTAAACGCACCATGGTGGCGTCGTCCACGTCCTTCTTGAACGCCTTGAGGGTCTGCTCGGCTTCCTCCCGCAGGCGGTACTCGTCATCGTATTTGCCGCGAAGCTTCTGCAGGTCCTCCTCGATGTTGTCACGCTCGATGAGGATCTGGGACTTCTCGCCGTTCACCTCATCGAGCTGGGAGCGCAGCTCGCGGATCTCCTGCTGGTACAGGTCCGCCAGGCGCGAGGGTTCCGTCTGCCTCTGACGCAGGGTCACCAGCTCGGTCTCGAGCACCTTGTTCTGCTGTTCCAAGTTGCGAACCTTGTCGATGAACATGGCAAAGCGGTCATTGAGCCCCATCATCTGCTCCTTCTCGTTGGTGCGGATGATTTTGAACTCATTGTTGAGCACCGTGCTCTGGGCGAAATCCAAGTTCTCCATCGGCATGGGCATCTGCGAGTAGGACCGGCCAGAGGACCTCTTCTGGTGGAAAGAGGAGCCCAGGTTAGAGCCCATGCTCCGGGATTGAGAGTGGGACCGGTAACCGCCGCTGCGTAAAGAGGCATTGCTCATCCGGGATGGAGAGCTGGAGTAACGGGGAGACTCCCCGAACATCTTTCGGTAGGAAGAAGCGGAATTGAAGTCAGATCCGTAGCTCATCTTGGCGAGTGATGAAAGGGAGCAGAGCAGGAGGCGCGTCTCCTTTTTATAGGGGGACCTCCCAACGATCAATAATTAAAGCCGGCTGATGGCAACCTCTAGCCTGCCCAACTGGCCACTGCAGATTTACCAGGTAAAACAACCTCTCATCAAATACCTTAAATATACTGAGTCATTGATTATAAGCACTTTCAAATGGTTAATAACCACATTTATATTTGTGATTAAACTCACATCTAAGGAGCCGCACCTATTTTGGACGCTAGAGTCGGTAGATGGAACTGTCCGTTTTGGCGCAGTGCTGATTTCAGCAAGAAATACTGTATCTTGTTTTAGCCACTCACCTCTGAGGAGACTGGACACATTGTACTAAACTATATTTAATGTTGTTCTAAACCTATGCCGTTTTCATTCTCAATACTATTGGACTTAGGATACGTTTTAGGCTACCTAACACATTTATTATGTAGCCTAAAACCGGTAGTAATGCTGAAATGTATATTATTTTAGAAGGTGAACCTGAAGTGTTACTGCCATTTGTGAGCTACTCCTCCCATTACTGAAAGTAATACATGTCCTTCTACATAATTTGAAACTACAATTTTGAACCATGAACTATGAAGCGTCTTGTCTCTAAGTCAATAGGCGTACATCAGATATTGTCATGCAGAGAATCATGCACATTTCTGACATATGGCTAGATTTAGTTTGTAAATATCCCTGTATCATCCTTAGTCATCATGCAGCTTTCCAAAATCAGacctctctccacacctcccATGGAAATAGTTGTGTGACGCTGCCCTCTGTTGACGCAACTCATACTGCACGGCACCAGAGTTTTGGATGGGACAGAGGCAGCTAAATACAAGGCTAGGTGCATATggttagatggatggatggatgtagacAGTGTTGGGTTTATATAGCCTCGTATTACAAATTGCTTTAGCAGACATTTATGTCTTTAAATATGACATGAGATGGATGATAGACAGATTCTAATGCCCAGTGGGCAGATTATTCACCGATCTACTATTGGGTCAATCATACGCTATGGCATTGTTACTGTACATGGATGGT
This sequence is a window from Oncorhynchus mykiss isolate Arlee chromosome 13, USDA_OmykA_1.1, whole genome shotgun sequence. Protein-coding genes within it:
- the LOC110485754 gene encoding alpha-internexin; its protein translation is MSYGSDFNSASSYRKMFGESPRYSSSPSRMSNASLRSGGYRSHSQSRSMGSNLGSSFHQKRSSGRSYSQMPMPMENLDFAQSTVLNNEFKIIRTNEKEQMMGLNDRFAMFIDKVRNLEQQNKVLETELVTLRQRQTEPSRLADLYQQEIRELRSQLDEVNGEKSQILIERDNIEEDLQKLRGKYDDEYRLREEAEQTLKAFKKDVDDATMVRLDLEKKVESLLDEINFMRKVHEEEVAELMNMIQAAQVSVEMEVSKPDLTSALKEIRGQYESMASKNLQSAEEWYKSKFVDLNEQATRSQEAMRASREELNEFRRQLQSKTIEIESLRGTNESLERQLNEMEERHNQEIGQYQDNMAEMDNDLRTTKSEMARHLREYQDLLNVKMALDIEIAAYRKLLEGEETRISTGITYSSPSMNMRSSEMRSFGMRSSNMRSSDMTSSGDVDLPSMGSYNQTTRYTTISAGSKKDEGKDQEDGQSKSGKGSNDGDQKESSDTNQKN